In a single window of the Stigmatopora nigra isolate UIUO_SnigA chromosome 7, RoL_Snig_1.1, whole genome shotgun sequence genome:
- the cyp4t8 gene encoding cytochrome P450 4T8 — translation MSFSGALWGLPSWWFVQHSLILLVLFVVVHKLVVLLKQRRDAFRNFEAFTGPPGHWFFGNILQFKQDGTDLDQMVKWGEQHPYAFPLWFGPCVSFLNIHHPDYVKTILTSTEPKDDFAYQFIKTWIGDGLLVSHGQKWFRHRRLLTPGFHYDVLKSHIKLMSESAKTMLDKWQCYSSTGESFEVFKHVSLMTLDIIMKCAFSYDSNCQTESGTNEYIKSVYELTHLINHRFRIFPYHNDVIYYLSPHGFRSRRACKVAHNHTEGVIRKRKEALKKEKESGYVSTKRIVDFLDILLLARDENQQGLSDEDIRAEVDTFMFEGHDTTASGLSFIFHTLACHPEHQKLCREEINQILSGKDVMEWEDLSKMPYTTMCIKESLRLFPPVPGMARKLSKPITFFDGRTLPQGSLVGTSVYALHRNGTVWENPNVFDPLRFLPENTSARSPHAFVPFSAGPRNCIGQNFAMNELKVVVALTLRRYELIEDPTQKPKIMPRLVLRSLNGIHIKIKPLDA, via the exons ATGTCCTTTAGCGGAGCTCTGTGGGGTTTGCCTTCGTGGTGGTTTGTGCAACATTCGCTGATTTTGCTTGTCCTCTTCGTCGTCGTGCACAAACTCGTCGTACTGTTAAAACAGCGGAGAGATGCATTCAGGAACTTTGAGGCGTTCACGGGACCGCCGGGACATTGGTTCTTTGGCAATATCCTGCAG TTTAAACAAGACGGGACCGACTTGGACCAGATGGTGAAATGGGGGGAGCAGCACCCTTATGCTTTCCCACTGTGGTTTGGCCCCTGTGTCTCTTTCCTCAACATCCACCATCCAGATTATGTGAAGACCATACTGACGTCAACAG AGCCTAAAGATGattttgcatatcaatttaTAAAGACCTGGATTG GTGACGGCTTGCTGGTGTCTCACGGTCAGAAATGGTTCCGCCACAGAAGGCTTTTGACGCCAGGTTTCCATTATGACGTGCTAAAATCTCACATAAAATTGATGTCTGAGTCAGCTAAAACCATGTTG GACAAATGGCAGTGTTATTCAAGCACGGGCGAGTCATTTGAGGTGTTCAAACACGTCAGTCTCATGACGTTGGACATCATTATGAAGTGTGCATTCAGCTACGACAGTAACTGTCAAACTGAGAG CGGAACAAATGAGTACATTAAATCTGTGTATGAGCTCACTCATTTGATCAACCATCGCTTCCGCATTTTTCCCTACCATAATGACGTCATATACTACCTTAGCCCACATGGCTTTAGGTCCAGAAGAGCCTGCAAGGTAGCTCATAATCACACAG AGGGAGTTATACGAAAGAGAAAAGAAGCCCTGAAAAAAGAGAAGGAATCAGGATATGTCTCAACCAAAAGAATTGTGGACTTTCTGGATATTCTCCTCTTGGCAAGA GATGAAAATCAGCAAGGACTGTCAGATGAAGACATCCGAGCTGAAGTGGACACCTTCATGTTTGAGGGCCATGACACCACAGCCAGTGGTCTCtccttcatcttccataccctCGCCTGCCACCCAGAACACCAGAAGTTATGCAGAGAGGAGATCAACCAAATCTTGAGCGGCAAAGACGTCATGGAGTG GGAGGATCTAAGCAAAATGCCATACACTACAATGTGCATCAAAGAATCACTGCGGCTTTTCCCGCCTGTCCCGGGAATGGCCAGAAAACTCTCCAAACCGATCACTTTTTTTGATGGAAGGACTTTGCCACAAG gTTCTCTCGTGGGAACAAGTGTGTATGCGCTTCACAGGAACGGAACAGTCTGGGAAAACCCAAAT GTATTTGACCCACTTCGCTTCCTGCCAGAGAACACTTCCGCCAGGTCACCACATGCATTTGTGCCCTTTTCGGCTGGCCCCAG GAACTGTATCGGTCAGAACTTTGCCATGAACGAGCTCAAAGTAGTGGTAGCGTTAACACTCAGGAGGTACGAGCTGATTGAGGACCCAACGCAAAAGCCCAAGATTATGCCTCGACTCGTTCTTCGCTCACTGAACGGCATCCACATAAAGATCAAACCTTTAGACGCATGA